One part of the Denticeps clupeoides chromosome 8, fDenClu1.1, whole genome shotgun sequence genome encodes these proteins:
- the cutc gene encoding copper homeostasis protein cutC homolog, with the protein MSEGFLMEVCVDSVESAIAADRGGAGRIELCSSLLEGGITPSVGLLQVVKQYVRIPVYVMIRPRGGDFLYTDREVEVMRKDIELMKAHGADGLVLGALTEDGRVDAELCMELLAACRPLPVTFHRAFDMVHDPAVALEMLISLGFERVLTSGLDSSALEGLPLIKRLVEQAKGRIVIMPGGGISERNLQRILEGSSVQEFHCSARSTKDSAMKFRNSSVNMGASLSASEYSQKVADVTKVRTLNAIAKNIV; encoded by the exons ATGTCGGAAGGCTTCTTGATGGAAGTGTGCGTGGATTCGGTCGAGTCGGCCATCGCCGCGGATAGAGGGG GCGCAGGTCGCATCGAGCTGTGCTCCAGCCTGCTCGAGGGAGGAATTACGCCGAGCGTCG GGCTGTTGCAGGTGGTGAAGCAGTACGTCCGCATCCCTGTATATGTGATGATCCGGCCCCGGGGTGGAGATTTCCTGTACACTGATCGTgaggtggaggtgatgaggaaGGATATTGAGCTGATGAAGGCCCACGGGGCAGACGGGCTGGTGCTGGGGGCCCTGACGGAGGATGGAAGGGTGGATGCTGAGCTCTGCATGGAGCTGCTGG CTGCTTGCCGGCCCCTGCCTGTCACATTTCATAGAG CATTTGATATGGTCCACGATCCTGCTGTTGCCTTGGAGATGCTGATCTCTCTTGGCTTTGAAAGGGTATTGACCAGTGGCCTGGACTCATCTGCTCTGGAGGGTCTTCCTCTCATCAAACGTCTGGTGGAGCAG GCCAAAGGAAGAATCGTCATTATGCCCG GAGGTGGCATCAGTGAGCGGAACTTGCAGCGGATTCTGGAAGGGTCTAGTGTGCAGGAGTTCCATTGCTCTGCCCGCTCCACCAAGGACTCAGCCATGAAGTTCAG GAACTCCAGCGTCAACATGGGCGCTTCTCTCTCTGCCTCGGAGTATTCCCAGAAGGTGGCTGACGTGACCAAAGTGCGGACCCTCAACGCCATTGCTAAGAACATTGTGTAG
- the cox15 gene encoding heme A synthase COX15 isoform X1, which produces MLLPSLTRVASCGCGRSVGGALRLRRAAVRLWVPTCGRGTGAVAVEVGGAGAAAATVPNAASNRAVGRWLVGCSGLVLGAVVLGGVTRLTESGLSMVDWHLVKEMKPPQTRAEWEAEFSKYQKFPEFKIMNRDMTLTEFKFIFYMEWGHRMWGRLVGLAYILPTIYFWRKGYFNRSMKGRVLGLCGFVFFQGLLGWYMVKSGLEEKPESHDVPRVSQYRLASHLGSALLLYCASLWTGLTLMLPPNTLNETRRLVQLRRFAKGTGGLVFLTALSGAFVAGLDAGLVYNSFPKMGERWIPDDLLAFSPALKNVFENPTTVQFDHRILGIGSLAAITGLYLFSRRMHLPKRARIAIGCLTAMAYTQVALGISTLLLYVPTPLAATHQSGSVALLTFAIWVLAELRKVAK; this is translated from the exons ATGCTGCTTCCGTCCTTGACACGCGTCGCGTCCTGCGGCTGCGGGAGGAGCGTCGGGGGAGCTTTGCGACTCAGACGA GCTGCTGTACGGCTGTGGGTGCCCACATGTGGACGGGGTACGGGTGCCGTGGCCGTAGAAGTCGGAGGTGCCGGGGCCGCAGCTGCGACCGTCCCCAATGCAGCGAGCAACCGCGCGGTGGGACGCTGGCTGGTGGGCTGCAGTGGGCTTGTACTGGGCGCGGTGGTTTTAGGAGGAGTCACAAG ACTGACTGAATCCGGACTCTCGATGGTGGACTGGCATTTGGTGAAAGAGATGAAGCCGCCACAAACACGGGCAGAGTGGGAGGCGGAGTTTTCAAAGTACCAGAAGTTTCCAGAGTTTAAAAT AATGAACCGTGACATGACACTCACTGAGTTTAAGTTCATCTTCTACATGGAGTGGGGCCACCGTATGTGGGGCAGGTTAGTGGGTTTGGCATACATCCTCCCCACAATCTACTTCTGGAGGAAGGGCTATTTTAACCGCTCCATGAAGGGCCGTGTGCTGGGACTCTGTGGGTTCGTCTTTTTCCAG GGCCTCCTGGGATGGTACATGGTGAAGAGTGGTCTGGAGGAGAAGCCGGAGTCTCACGACGTTCCCCGCGTGAGTCAGTACCGTCTTGCGTCTCACCTGGGCTCCGCCCTGCTTCTCTACTGCGCCAGTCTGTGGACTGGACTCACACTGATGCTCCCCCCAAACACG TTAAACGAGACGCGGCGTCTTGTACAGCTTCGGCGATTTGCAAAAGGAACGGGCGGCCTGGTCTTCCTCACTGCTTTGTCAG GAGCATTTGTTGCTGGACTGGATGCTGGGCTGGTGTACAACTCATTCCCCAAGATGGGGGAGCGATGGATTCCTGATGACCTGTTGGCCTTCTCTCCAGCCCTAAAGAACGTCTTTGAGAATCCTACTACTGTTCAGTTTGACCACCGTATACTG GGCATAGGCTCTCTGGCTGCTATTACTGGACTTTATCTCTTCTCAAGAAGGATGCATTTACCCAAGAGAGCAAGGATTGCTATTGGATGCCTCACAGCCATGGCTTATACACAG GTTGCTCTAGGCATCAGTACTCTGCTGCTTTATGTGCCGACACCCTTAGCTGCCACCCATCAGTCAGGGTCTGTGGCACTGCTTACATTTGCTATCTGGGTCCTTGCAGAGCTACGGAAGGTTGCCAAGTAG
- the cox15 gene encoding heme A synthase COX15 isoform X2: MVDWHLVKEMKPPQTRAEWEAEFSKYQKFPEFKIMNRDMTLTEFKFIFYMEWGHRMWGRLVGLAYILPTIYFWRKGYFNRSMKGRVLGLCGFVFFQGLLGWYMVKSGLEEKPESHDVPRVSQYRLASHLGSALLLYCASLWTGLTLMLPPNTLNETRRLVQLRRFAKGTGGLVFLTALSGAFVAGLDAGLVYNSFPKMGERWIPDDLLAFSPALKNVFENPTTVQFDHRILGIGSLAAITGLYLFSRRMHLPKRARIAIGCLTAMAYTQVALGISTLLLYVPTPLAATHQSGSVALLTFAIWVLAELRKVAK; encoded by the exons ATGGTGGACTGGCATTTGGTGAAAGAGATGAAGCCGCCACAAACACGGGCAGAGTGGGAGGCGGAGTTTTCAAAGTACCAGAAGTTTCCAGAGTTTAAAAT AATGAACCGTGACATGACACTCACTGAGTTTAAGTTCATCTTCTACATGGAGTGGGGCCACCGTATGTGGGGCAGGTTAGTGGGTTTGGCATACATCCTCCCCACAATCTACTTCTGGAGGAAGGGCTATTTTAACCGCTCCATGAAGGGCCGTGTGCTGGGACTCTGTGGGTTCGTCTTTTTCCAG GGCCTCCTGGGATGGTACATGGTGAAGAGTGGTCTGGAGGAGAAGCCGGAGTCTCACGACGTTCCCCGCGTGAGTCAGTACCGTCTTGCGTCTCACCTGGGCTCCGCCCTGCTTCTCTACTGCGCCAGTCTGTGGACTGGACTCACACTGATGCTCCCCCCAAACACG TTAAACGAGACGCGGCGTCTTGTACAGCTTCGGCGATTTGCAAAAGGAACGGGCGGCCTGGTCTTCCTCACTGCTTTGTCAG GAGCATTTGTTGCTGGACTGGATGCTGGGCTGGTGTACAACTCATTCCCCAAGATGGGGGAGCGATGGATTCCTGATGACCTGTTGGCCTTCTCTCCAGCCCTAAAGAACGTCTTTGAGAATCCTACTACTGTTCAGTTTGACCACCGTATACTG GGCATAGGCTCTCTGGCTGCTATTACTGGACTTTATCTCTTCTCAAGAAGGATGCATTTACCCAAGAGAGCAAGGATTGCTATTGGATGCCTCACAGCCATGGCTTATACACAG GTTGCTCTAGGCATCAGTACTCTGCTGCTTTATGTGCCGACACCCTTAGCTGCCACCCATCAGTCAGGGTCTGTGGCACTGCTTACATTTGCTATCTGGGTCCTTGCAGAGCTACGGAAGGTTGCCAAGTAG
- the LOC114795404 gene encoding Kv channel-interacting protein 2 isoform X7: MLLFFREEWEMEGLQTVGILLLICSSFKLLHFLGLIDISSEGNGPSSQSKKTIKQRFLKLLSCCQPSAAPSVSQNSIEDDFELSTVCHRPEGLDKLQEQTKFTKKELKVLYRGFKNECPSGVVNEDTFKLIYSQFFPQGDSSTYAHFLFEAFDTNKNGSVSFEDFVTGLSIILRGSINDRLNWAFNLYDLNKDGCITKEEMMDIMKSIYDMMGKYTYPCMQEDAPREHVESFFQKMDRNNDGVVTIDEFIESCQKDENIMQSMQLFDNVI, translated from the exons ATGCTGCTGTTCTTCAGAGAGGAGTGGGAGATGGAGGGACTGCAGACCGTGGGCATTCTTCTGCTCATCTGCAGCTCCTTCAAACTCCTTCACTTCCTGGGACTGATTGACATTTCCAGTGAAG GTAATGGCCCCTCCAGCCAAAGCAAAAAAACCATAAAACAGAGATTCCTCAAACTGCTGTCCTGCTGCCAGCCAAGCGCAGCTCCCTCAGTCAGTCAAA ACAGCATCGAGGACGACTTTGAGCTGTCCACTGTGTGCCATCGACCTGAGGGTCTGGACAAGCTGCAAGAGCAAACCAAGTTCACCAAGAAGGAGCTGAAGGTTCTTTACAGGGGCTTCAAAAAT GAGTGTCCAAGTGGGGTTGTCAACGAGGACACATTTAAGCTCATCTACTCTCAGTTCTTCCCACAGGGAG ACTCAAGTACATAtgcacacttcctgtttgaagCTTTTGACACTAATAAGAATGGATCAGTTAGTTTTGAG GACTTTGTCACAGGCCTGTCCATCATCCTCAGGGGATCCATAAATGATCGGCTAAATTGGGCCTTCAACCTCTACGATCTCAACAAGGACGGTTGCATAACCAAAGAG GAGATGATGGACATTATGAAGTCGATTTATGACATGATGGGGAAGTACACCTACCCCTGCATGCAGGAAGATGCTCCCAGGGAACACGTGGAGAGCTTCTTTCAG AAAATGGACCGTAACAATGATGGTGTGGTAACTATCGATGAATTCATTGAGTCTTGCCAAAAG GATGAAAACATCATGCAGTCGATGCAGCTATTTGACAACGTTATTTAG
- the LOC114795404 gene encoding Kv channel-interacting protein 2 isoform X2 — protein sequence MLLFFREEWEMEGLQTVGILLLICSSFKLLHFLGLIDISSEDSIEDDFELSTVCHRPEGLDKLQEQTKFTKKELKVLYRGFKNECPSGVVNEDTFKLIYSQFFPQGDSSTYAHFLFEAFDTNKNGSVSFEDFVTGLSIILRGSINDRLNWAFNLYDLNKDGCITKEEMMDIMKSIYDMMGKYTYPCMQEDAPREHVESFFQKMDRNNDGVVTIDEFIESCQKDENIMQSMQLFDNVI from the exons ATGCTGCTGTTCTTCAGAGAGGAGTGGGAGATGGAGGGACTGCAGACCGTGGGCATTCTTCTGCTCATCTGCAGCTCCTTCAAACTCCTTCACTTCCTGGGACTGATTGACATTTCCAGTGAAG ACAGCATCGAGGACGACTTTGAGCTGTCCACTGTGTGCCATCGACCTGAGGGTCTGGACAAGCTGCAAGAGCAAACCAAGTTCACCAAGAAGGAGCTGAAGGTTCTTTACAGGGGCTTCAAAAAT GAGTGTCCAAGTGGGGTTGTCAACGAGGACACATTTAAGCTCATCTACTCTCAGTTCTTCCCACAGGGAG ACTCAAGTACATAtgcacacttcctgtttgaagCTTTTGACACTAATAAGAATGGATCAGTTAGTTTTGAG GACTTTGTCACAGGCCTGTCCATCATCCTCAGGGGATCCATAAATGATCGGCTAAATTGGGCCTTCAACCTCTACGATCTCAACAAGGACGGTTGCATAACCAAAGAG GAGATGATGGACATTATGAAGTCGATTTATGACATGATGGGGAAGTACACCTACCCCTGCATGCAGGAAGATGCTCCCAGGGAACACGTGGAGAGCTTCTTTCAG AAAATGGACCGTAACAATGATGGTGTGGTAACTATCGATGAATTCATTGAGTCTTGCCAAAAG GATGAAAACATCATGCAGTCGATGCAGCTATTTGACAACGTTATTTAG
- the LOC114795404 gene encoding Kv channel-interacting protein 2 isoform X5: protein MAFIPQTAGALLRTMKVLLPHKRRGKNSIEDDFELSTVCHRPEGLDKLQEQTKFTKKELKVLYRGFKNECPSGVVNEDTFKLIYSQFFPQGDSSTYAHFLFEAFDTNKNGSVSFEDFVTGLSIILRGSINDRLNWAFNLYDLNKDGCITKEEMMDIMKSIYDMMGKYTYPCMQEDAPREHVESFFQKMDRNNDGVVTIDEFIESCQKDENIMQSMQLFDNVI, encoded by the exons ATGGCCTTCATCCCCCAGACAGCAGGAGCCCTGCTGAGGACCATGAAGGTTCTGCTGCCGCACAAGCGCAGAGGAAAGA ACAGCATCGAGGACGACTTTGAGCTGTCCACTGTGTGCCATCGACCTGAGGGTCTGGACAAGCTGCAAGAGCAAACCAAGTTCACCAAGAAGGAGCTGAAGGTTCTTTACAGGGGCTTCAAAAAT GAGTGTCCAAGTGGGGTTGTCAACGAGGACACATTTAAGCTCATCTACTCTCAGTTCTTCCCACAGGGAG ACTCAAGTACATAtgcacacttcctgtttgaagCTTTTGACACTAATAAGAATGGATCAGTTAGTTTTGAG GACTTTGTCACAGGCCTGTCCATCATCCTCAGGGGATCCATAAATGATCGGCTAAATTGGGCCTTCAACCTCTACGATCTCAACAAGGACGGTTGCATAACCAAAGAG GAGATGATGGACATTATGAAGTCGATTTATGACATGATGGGGAAGTACACCTACCCCTGCATGCAGGAAGATGCTCCCAGGGAACACGTGGAGAGCTTCTTTCAG AAAATGGACCGTAACAATGATGGTGTGGTAACTATCGATGAATTCATTGAGTCTTGCCAAAAG GATGAAAACATCATGCAGTCGATGCAGCTATTTGACAACGTTATTTAG
- the LOC114795404 gene encoding Kv channel-interacting protein 2 isoform X1 has product MKTKKREQSLSDSRELDGSYDQLTGNGPSSQSKKTIKQRFLKLLSCCQPSAAPSVSQNSIEDDFELSTVCHRPEGLDKLQEQTKFTKKELKVLYRGFKNECPSGVVNEDTFKLIYSQFFPQGDSSTYAHFLFEAFDTNKNGSVSFEDFVTGLSIILRGSINDRLNWAFNLYDLNKDGCITKEEMMDIMKSIYDMMGKYTYPCMQEDAPREHVESFFQKMDRNNDGVVTIDEFIESCQKDENIMQSMQLFDNVI; this is encoded by the exons GTAATGGCCCCTCCAGCCAAAGCAAAAAAACCATAAAACAGAGATTCCTCAAACTGCTGTCCTGCTGCCAGCCAAGCGCAGCTCCCTCAGTCAGTCAAA ACAGCATCGAGGACGACTTTGAGCTGTCCACTGTGTGCCATCGACCTGAGGGTCTGGACAAGCTGCAAGAGCAAACCAAGTTCACCAAGAAGGAGCTGAAGGTTCTTTACAGGGGCTTCAAAAAT GAGTGTCCAAGTGGGGTTGTCAACGAGGACACATTTAAGCTCATCTACTCTCAGTTCTTCCCACAGGGAG ACTCAAGTACATAtgcacacttcctgtttgaagCTTTTGACACTAATAAGAATGGATCAGTTAGTTTTGAG GACTTTGTCACAGGCCTGTCCATCATCCTCAGGGGATCCATAAATGATCGGCTAAATTGGGCCTTCAACCTCTACGATCTCAACAAGGACGGTTGCATAACCAAAGAG GAGATGATGGACATTATGAAGTCGATTTATGACATGATGGGGAAGTACACCTACCCCTGCATGCAGGAAGATGCTCCCAGGGAACACGTGGAGAGCTTCTTTCAG AAAATGGACCGTAACAATGATGGTGTGGTAACTATCGATGAATTCATTGAGTCTTGCCAAAAG GATGAAAACATCATGCAGTCGATGCAGCTATTTGACAACGTTATTTAG